A window from Bacteroidota bacterium encodes these proteins:
- a CDS encoding DUF418 domain-containing protein, with product METIAIHNPAPVAQADRIKTIDMIRGFALLGILLMNIPGFGINWDSWYNIMHGPHNTKDYYTLTVISSFFEGTMRGLFSMLFGAGMVLFTQNKHELPDGPSVAEYYYRRLLWLVVFGMFNAFILLWFGDILYFYGMCGMILFVFRKTSPKWLIALAIVCMCITMFKSQQGWNESREQRKDYLEAVQAKKDSVKLKPEQQGAITAWENIESWRSRGPDTFWVNRNLRNMRSDYATVFTYWVPMNVDGETNGLYQSWFWDGLTMMFVGMALLGLGFLSNKLSTPTYVMWLLIGYGIGIPIGYLAYKQGQLLSVENFTYYVDRYRMTPDLLYDIRRGFISVGHASLLILIYRSKIVPWLMRALANVGQMAFTNYLMQSIICSWFFYGYGFGFYNKLKFHELYYFVFAVWVFQLIVSSIWLKYFRFGPFEWVWRSLTYWKKQPMKR from the coding sequence ATGGAAACGATAGCAATACATAATCCTGCACCGGTAGCACAAGCAGACCGTATCAAGACGATTGATATGATACGCGGATTTGCTTTATTAGGAATTCTGCTCATGAATATTCCCGGGTTTGGGATCAATTGGGATTCCTGGTATAATATTATGCATGGTCCTCATAATACGAAAGACTATTATACACTTACTGTCATCAGTAGTTTTTTTGAAGGTACAATGCGTGGCTTATTCTCTATGTTGTTTGGGGCTGGTATGGTCTTGTTTACACAAAACAAACATGAGCTACCCGACGGGCCATCCGTTGCAGAATATTATTATCGTCGCCTCTTATGGTTGGTTGTATTTGGTATGTTCAATGCATTTATTCTTTTGTGGTTTGGCGACATCTTATATTTCTATGGCATGTGCGGAATGATCTTATTTGTATTCCGCAAAACAAGTCCGAAATGGTTAATTGCACTGGCAATTGTTTGCATGTGTATTACCATGTTTAAAAGTCAGCAAGGCTGGAATGAATCCCGTGAACAGAGAAAAGATTACCTGGAAGCAGTACAAGCAAAAAAGGACAGTGTTAAACTTAAACCCGAACAACAAGGAGCAATAACTGCATGGGAAAATATTGAAAGCTGGAGATCCCGGGGTCCCGATACATTCTGGGTCAACCGCAACCTGAGAAATATGCGCTCAGATTATGCAACCGTTTTTACATACTGGGTTCCGATGAATGTGGATGGTGAAACAAACGGATTGTATCAATCGTGGTTCTGGGATGGACTTACAATGATGTTTGTTGGTATGGCATTACTGGGGCTTGGATTTTTAAGTAATAAACTTTCTACCCCGACTTATGTTATGTGGTTACTGATCGGTTATGGTATAGGTATTCCTATAGGATATCTTGCTTATAAACAGGGCCAGTTGTTATCTGTAGAAAATTTTACTTACTATGTCGATCGATATCGGATGACGCCTGACTTGCTTTATGATATCCGACGGGGATTTATTTCCGTTGGTCATGCCAGCTTACTCATATTAATTTACCGGAGTAAAATTGTTCCATGGTTAATGAGGGCTTTGGCCAATGTGGGACAAATGGCGTTTACTAATTACCTTATGCAATCCATCATCTGCAGCTGGTTTTTCTACGGCTATGGTTTTGGATTTTATAATAAACTGAAATTTCACGAACTCTATTATTTTGTATTTGCCGTTTGGGTATTTCAGTTAATTGTTTCGTCTATCTGGTTAAAATACTTCCGCTTCGGACCTTTTGAATGGGTATGGCGATCGCTTACATACTGGAAAAAGCAACCAATGAAACGATAA
- a CDS encoding DNA-3-methyladenine glycosylase I has translation MSYCKYISTLKAGEQAAHKEYHDKQYGFPIHDDNELFCRLILELNQAGLSWTTILNKQAGFRKAYHNFELKKVAAYKEKDFNRLMNDAGIIRNRLKINAAIENAKTILQLQKEFKSFKNWLDHHHPKTKDEWTKLFKQTFRFTGGEIVNEFLMSTGYLPNAHEETCPVYKKVLKAKPSWNKK, from the coding sequence ATGTCTTACTGCAAATATATCAGCACCCTTAAAGCCGGCGAACAAGCTGCACATAAGGAATATCATGATAAACAATATGGCTTTCCTATTCATGATGATAATGAATTATTCTGTCGTTTGATCTTAGAGCTCAACCAGGCAGGATTAAGTTGGACAACTATTCTTAACAAACAAGCAGGTTTCAGGAAAGCTTATCACAATTTTGAACTTAAAAAAGTTGCAGCTTATAAAGAAAAAGATTTTAACCGGCTGATGAATGATGCGGGCATCATCCGCAACCGTTTAAAGATTAATGCAGCTATTGAAAATGCAAAAACAATCTTGCAATTGCAGAAAGAGTTCAAGTCATTTAAAAACTGGCTTGATCATCATCATCCGAAGACAAAAGATGAATGGACAAAGCTTTTTAAACAAACCTTTCGTTTTACGGGTGGTGAAATCGTAAATGAATTTCTGATGAGTACAGGTTATCTGCCCAATGCACATGAAGAAACCTGCCCGGTTTATAAAAAAGTCTTAAAAGCAAAACCTTCGTGGAATAAAAAGTAA
- a CDS encoding nicotinamide mononucleotide transporter — MSLLEIWKELINNIQHTKPLEWISTVTQIASVWYARKNNVLVYPTGIIGVLLAAYLYYFDSNPPLYADGSLNIYYFLMSVYGWYNWVKKKDAEHYTYPISWCTKSQLAFGIGFFLFFWGVIYFVLTKFTDSNTPFLDSLVSSSAITAMWWMAKRKVENWLAWIFSNIVAIPLNFYKHYYLFTLMYILFLAMAWWGYVEWKKQVEKK; from the coding sequence TTGAGTTTACTGGAAATCTGGAAAGAGCTTATTAATAATATACAGCATACAAAGCCCTTGGAGTGGATAAGTACTGTTACGCAAATTGCAAGTGTGTGGTATGCCCGGAAAAATAATGTGCTGGTTTATCCAACAGGGATCATTGGGGTTTTGCTGGCTGCATATCTATATTATTTTGACTCCAACCCTCCTTTATATGCAGACGGATCATTAAATATTTATTATTTCCTGATGAGTGTTTATGGCTGGTATAATTGGGTAAAGAAAAAAGATGCCGAACATTATACCTACCCCATCAGTTGGTGTACAAAATCGCAATTAGCTTTCGGCATTGGCTTCTTTCTTTTCTTCTGGGGAGTAATTTATTTTGTACTTACAAAATTTACAGATAGCAATACTCCCTTTCTCGATTCGTTAGTTTCATCATCAGCAATAACGGCTATGTGGTGGATGGCTAAAAGAAAAGTGGAAAACTGGCTGGCATGGATCTTTAGTAATATCGTTGCTATCCCATTAAATTTTTACAAGCATTACTACCTGTTTACCTTAATGTATATTCTTTTCCTTGCTATGGCCTGGTGGGGTTATGTCGAATGGAAGAAACAGGTTGAAAAAAAATAA
- a CDS encoding DUF418 domain-containing protein: MSNQSAGTGNSIAVPVSLNENESRIFSVDVLRGIAILGILLISIWELGGFSVNEQTRLRLLHKGLDYNLFANVLIFFEGKMRGLFALIFGTGMMLYLTRPNQFTMPQTHEYYIRRQWWLIAFGVIAAFVILWPSDLLFHFGVLGILLFPFMRMSRKALLIAAIICTAIYCGKMYWNYADDKKMLRKYKAATLVEDKFKKDSTERHRKDSIANMPVDSIKVRDSIEKKNDTLVRQQKMDKESWERMAKNIKYDSTKANEKSENEAMRSGYGKIWNYLLQRSQQKESVWLYRVGFWEFGSLIFLGMALYGFGFFSSSFSKNKYLLFGVIGIAVGFLLAWWRLELTYAKIPDYEKYINGHAIPPNQFFPIENIVMTFGYASLALWFIRLNILQWLWRGLGAVGRMAFTNYFIQIVFCTCFFYGHGFGYFGRLSQKELYFLVLEIWLVQTVFSVLWLRFYHYGPVEWVWRWLIYGKRFPNKKETA; encoded by the coding sequence ATGAGCAACCAATCTGCCGGTACAGGCAATTCAATTGCTGTTCCTGTAAGTCTTAACGAAAATGAATCACGGATCTTCTCAGTGGATGTTTTAAGAGGTATTGCCATCCTTGGCATCCTGCTTATCAGTATCTGGGAATTGGGTGGTTTTAGCGTCAATGAACAAACAAGACTGCGCCTGCTACACAAAGGTCTTGACTATAACCTGTTTGCCAATGTCCTTATTTTCTTCGAAGGAAAAATGCGGGGATTGTTTGCATTGATATTTGGTACAGGCATGATGCTCTACCTCACAAGGCCCAACCAGTTTACCATGCCGCAGACACATGAATATTATATAAGACGCCAGTGGTGGTTGATAGCTTTTGGTGTAATAGCAGCATTTGTTATTCTGTGGCCAAGTGATTTATTGTTTCATTTTGGTGTATTAGGCATCCTGTTGTTTCCCTTTATGCGGATGTCTCGCAAAGCATTATTGATAGCAGCTATTATATGTACAGCTATTTACTGCGGTAAAATGTACTGGAACTATGCGGATGATAAAAAAATGTTGAGAAAGTATAAAGCTGCGACGTTGGTGGAGGATAAATTTAAAAAAGATAGTACAGAACGTCATCGTAAAGATAGTATTGCAAACATGCCGGTTGATTCTATAAAAGTCAGGGATTCTATCGAAAAGAAAAACGACACATTAGTTCGCCAGCAAAAGATGGATAAAGAATCATGGGAACGAATGGCCAAGAATATTAAGTATGATTCAACAAAGGCTAATGAAAAATCAGAAAATGAGGCAATGCGTTCAGGTTATGGAAAAATATGGAATTACCTGCTTCAACGATCACAACAAAAAGAATCAGTCTGGTTATACCGGGTTGGGTTCTGGGAATTCGGTTCGCTTATATTCCTTGGTATGGCGCTGTATGGTTTTGGATTTTTCAGTAGCAGTTTTTCAAAAAACAAATATCTCTTATTTGGCGTGATCGGTATTGCGGTCGGTTTTCTGCTCGCCTGGTGGCGGCTTGAATTGACATATGCTAAAATACCAGATTATGAAAAATACATTAATGGACATGCCATTCCGCCTAACCAGTTTTTCCCTATTGAAAATATTGTAATGACCTTCGGCTATGCAAGTCTTGCTTTGTGGTTTATCAGGCTCAATATTCTTCAGTGGTTATGGCGTGGTTTAGGTGCAGTCGGTCGCATGGCATTTACCAATTATTTTATACAAATTGTTTTCTGCACCTGTTTCTTCTATGGTCATGGTTTTGGTTATTTCGGAAGGTTATCACAGAAAGAACTTTACTTTTTAGTATTAGAAATATGGCTGGTGCAAACTGTGTTCTCTGTACTCTGGCTCCGTTTTTATCATTATGGGCCGGTAGAGTGGGTATGGCGATGGTTGATTTATGGTAAACGTTTTCCCAACAAAAAGGAAACTGCTTAA
- a CDS encoding glycosyltransferase family 9 protein translates to MTVDTMRKIDQWVGVPICFILSPFSWLIDLFRSARNTKPDISRTLFIELSEMGSAIIADPAMRKLKQQGNAELFFVIFKKNYKSLEILKTIPEENVFKMDADNLFALTKDIFRFMAWCRKKKITTTIDLELFSRFSALISLFSGAKSRIGYTNLHDEGLYRGNLVNKTVRYNPHVHIAVNFVSLVNKALGLFDNAYATVPVRPEELQLAKADVTQSSINTVKNKIQQLYPDWNNEAVILLNVNASDLLPQRRWPQENFAVVGKNLLNRFQNIIIVMTGAPAEKEYVQKVTDMIGHKKCVNSSGFFSFDELVPLYSVSKMMLTNDSGPAHFASVTPLKVFVLFGPETPNLYLPIGGNAEPFYLGLPCSPCVSASNHRKTSCVTRPCITGIEAAVVTERVERFLQN, encoded by the coding sequence ATGACAGTAGATACAATGCGGAAAATTGACCAATGGGTGGGAGTGCCCATTTGTTTTATTTTGTCACCCTTTAGTTGGTTGATCGACCTTTTCCGTTCCGCAAGAAATACAAAACCCGATATCAGCCGTACTTTATTCATTGAATTATCAGAGATGGGCAGCGCCATTATTGCCGACCCCGCTATGCGTAAACTAAAACAGCAGGGAAATGCGGAACTCTTCTTTGTCATTTTTAAGAAGAACTATAAAAGCCTTGAGATACTGAAAACGATACCAGAAGAAAATGTTTTTAAAATGGATGCTGACAACCTCTTCGCATTGACGAAGGATATTTTCCGTTTCATGGCATGGTGCAGAAAGAAAAAAATAACGACGACGATCGATCTTGAATTATTCTCAAGATTCTCAGCTTTAATAAGTTTATTCAGCGGCGCTAAATCAAGAATTGGATATACCAACTTGCATGATGAAGGCCTATATAGGGGCAACCTGGTTAACAAAACTGTTCGTTATAATCCGCATGTACATATCGCTGTTAATTTTGTTTCATTGGTAAATAAAGCACTCGGCCTTTTTGATAATGCGTATGCTACAGTTCCTGTTCGTCCGGAGGAATTACAACTTGCAAAAGCGGATGTTACACAATCATCGATCAATACTGTAAAAAACAAGATTCAACAACTTTACCCCGATTGGAATAACGAAGCAGTTATATTATTAAATGTAAATGCATCTGATCTGTTGCCACAGCGTCGCTGGCCGCAGGAGAATTTTGCAGTAGTTGGAAAAAATTTATTAAACCGGTTTCAAAATATTATTATCGTTATGACCGGCGCCCCTGCAGAAAAAGAATATGTGCAGAAAGTAACAGATATGATCGGCCATAAAAAATGCGTTAATTCATCCGGGTTTTTTTCGTTTGATGAACTGGTGCCGTTGTATTCTGTTAGTAAGATGATGCTTACAAACGACTCAGGCCCGGCACATTTTGCATCTGTTACCCCACTGAAAGTTTTTGTTTTGTTTGGTCCTGAAACTCCGAACCTGTATTTGCCAATTGGTGGTAATGCTGAACCATTTTATTTAGGATTGCCATGTTCTCCTTGCGTAAGTGCATCCAATCACAGGAAGACAAGTTGTGTTACACGGCCCTGCATCACAGGTATTGAAGCCGCAGTTGTTACAGAAAGAGTTGAACGGTTTTTGCAAAACTGA
- a CDS encoding N-acetylmuramoyl-L-alanine amidase — MVKKKLRIILVCCFLSCLQIGLAQDSIPSYIRTSGKLPQLAYSSGEDRLGGAKMGYIDTNIVLKVLDTLKNLYKVQLSANHYAFIEKNYAQPVPDTILKTAVSESWRVKGDDQFDSVSISLNGKVAYKSWMEIDPSRIKVELYNVQSNTNWITQLKSAKAVKNVWYEQTESDVLQITIELVKQQHYGYSIGYNGRSLLLKIRRVPAIPDIRKMTITIDAGHGGTNTGASGTNSGILEKNYTLLFAKELQKILKAQKVKVLMVRETDTTIDNKDRVLWAQQNNPDLFISFHLNSSGRNTARGVSTYYKHVAYRSFTVSLLNRLLQIKNLEEFGNVGSFNFTPIQPTDFPSCLVEIAFLSNAADEKMILDPKFRYKVAYQVYLGIKDWIKQWK, encoded by the coding sequence ATGGTGAAAAAGAAATTACGGATCATATTGGTATGTTGCTTTCTTTCCTGTTTACAAATTGGTTTAGCGCAGGATAGTATCCCATCTTATATCCGCACAAGTGGTAAGCTGCCGCAGCTTGCATACAGCAGTGGTGAAGACAGGTTGGGCGGCGCCAAAATGGGATACATTGATACAAACATTGTATTAAAAGTTTTGGATACGCTGAAAAATTTATACAAGGTCCAGCTATCAGCCAATCATTATGCATTCATAGAGAAAAATTATGCGCAACCCGTCCCTGATACAATATTAAAAACAGCAGTATCAGAAAGCTGGCGGGTAAAGGGTGATGACCAGTTTGATTCTGTTAGCATTTCTCTCAATGGTAAGGTGGCTTATAAAAGCTGGATGGAAATAGATCCTTCGAGAATAAAAGTTGAGCTCTACAATGTTCAATCAAACACCAATTGGATCACACAACTAAAGTCTGCCAAAGCAGTAAAAAATGTTTGGTATGAACAAACAGAGAGTGATGTGTTGCAAATCACCATTGAATTAGTAAAGCAACAACATTACGGTTACAGCATTGGATATAACGGAAGATCATTACTCCTGAAAATAAGAAGAGTTCCTGCCATTCCTGATATCCGCAAAATGACAATTACTATTGACGCAGGACATGGCGGAACAAACACCGGTGCTTCAGGTACAAACAGCGGTATTCTTGAAAAAAACTATACCCTCTTGTTTGCAAAAGAGCTGCAGAAGATTTTAAAAGCTCAGAAGGTAAAAGTGTTGATGGTGAGAGAAACAGATACCACTATTGATAATAAAGACCGTGTACTCTGGGCTCAGCAAAACAATCCCGATCTTTTTATTTCATTTCACTTAAACTCATCCGGACGAAACACAGCAAGAGGAGTTTCCACTTATTATAAACATGTAGCCTACCGTTCATTTACAGTGAGCTTGCTTAACCGTTTACTACAAATAAAAAACCTGGAAGAGTTTGGTAATGTAGGCAGCTTTAATTTCACTCCTATTCAACCAACAGATTTTCCAAGTTGTCTTGTAGAGATCGCTTTTCTCAGTAATGCAGCAGATGAAAAAATGATCCTTGATCCAAAGTTCCGTTATAAAGTTGCTTACCAGGTTTACCTGGGTATAAAGGACTGGATTAAACAGTGGAAATAA
- a CDS encoding glycosyl transferase has protein sequence MQPHTEQNNTGDKWLYFLIGLAVLTNFSGLFIPLMDPDASIYATISRHMAESGNYTNLIHEGKDWLDKPHFQFWITAFSFKIFGVHGWSYKLPGILFVLMGAYYTYLFAKKYYSKQVGLWAAFFLLSAQHILLSDNDIRAEAYLTGLLIAAIYHFAVCLDDRKNIHLVIAVFFSACAVMTKGVFTLIPVAGAVAGNLILKKRWKDLFHIRWVFAIILLIIFISPEIYSLWQQFDRHPEKTVFGETGVSGIRFFLWDSQFGRFFNTGPIKGKGDPSFFLHTLLWAFLPWSIVMYMSLVHRFKNIKQQIAVEANEWYSLLGSLSALLIFSLSKFQLPYYTNIIFPLLAILTARYIWIKSPHPQTRLIKIILYSIITILLVAPIVLHILYKPGANIFLIILLFALAAFLLIVLPAIAKTEGLKKVLFQTGSAILVVNLYINLIFYPDLLKYQGSSEAAFYMNKNYPGEKVVCRTTYDAAFEFYLKSDILHIGKNSNDLNYPGTWYVSVAELDELKNKSLSFRVLKEVPIFRITLLSLKFINKKTRDIQLSKLYLIRVEPNNITQ, from the coding sequence ATGCAACCGCATACTGAACAAAATAATACGGGTGATAAATGGCTTTATTTTTTAATTGGCCTTGCTGTTCTTACTAATTTCAGCGGTTTGTTCATCCCATTAATGGATCCGGATGCTTCAATCTATGCCACCATCAGTCGTCATATGGCAGAAAGCGGCAATTACACGAATTTAATTCACGAAGGAAAAGATTGGTTGGATAAACCGCATTTTCAATTCTGGATCACAGCTTTTTCATTCAAAATTTTTGGCGTGCATGGTTGGAGTTATAAGTTACCCGGGATTCTTTTTGTACTGATGGGTGCCTACTATACTTATTTATTTGCAAAAAAATATTATTCAAAACAGGTTGGCTTATGGGCGGCATTCTTTCTGCTCAGTGCACAGCATATACTTTTATCAGATAATGATATCAGGGCAGAGGCTTATCTCACAGGTTTATTGATCGCTGCTATCTATCATTTTGCTGTTTGTCTTGATGATAGAAAAAATATACATCTTGTTATAGCTGTTTTCTTTTCTGCCTGTGCGGTAATGACCAAAGGTGTTTTTACATTGATCCCTGTTGCAGGTGCTGTTGCAGGAAATTTGATCCTCAAAAAAAGGTGGAAAGATCTTTTTCATATCCGTTGGGTGTTTGCAATCATTCTGCTTATTATTTTCATCAGTCCCGAGATCTATAGTCTCTGGCAGCAATTCGATCGTCATCCCGAAAAAACAGTATTTGGAGAAACCGGTGTGTCGGGTATTCGTTTTTTTCTTTGGGATAGCCAGTTTGGTCGTTTCTTTAACACCGGGCCCATCAAAGGAAAAGGAGATCCGTCTTTCTTTTTACATACGTTACTTTGGGCTTTTCTTCCATGGTCAATAGTTATGTACATGTCTTTAGTTCATCGGTTCAAAAACATAAAACAGCAAATCGCTGTTGAAGCAAATGAATGGTATAGTTTATTGGGTAGCTTATCAGCTCTTCTTATTTTTTCATTATCAAAATTCCAACTACCGTATTATACTAATATTATATTCCCGCTGTTGGCAATATTAACAGCTCGGTATATTTGGATCAAATCACCACATCCGCAAACTCGGCTGATAAAAATTATTTTGTACAGTATCATAACAATACTATTAGTTGCTCCGATAGTACTGCACATACTATACAAACCGGGGGCAAACATTTTTCTAATTATATTGCTTTTTGCATTAGCCGCTTTTCTTTTAATTGTGCTGCCGGCAATTGCAAAAACGGAAGGTTTAAAAAAAGTACTATTTCAAACCGGCTCAGCTATTCTTGTTGTTAATCTCTATATCAATCTTATTTTTTATCCTGATCTTTTAAAATACCAGGGAAGCAGCGAAGCGGCATTTTATATGAACAAAAATTATCCGGGTGAAAAGGTTGTGTGCCGAACTACTTATGACGCTGCATTTGAGTTTTATCTTAAGTCTGACATTTTGCACATTGGTAAAAACTCCAATGATTTGAATTACCCGGGTACCTGGTATGTGTCAGTCGCAGAACTGGACGAGTTGAAAAACAAATCGCTTTCATTTCGGGTTTTAAAAGAAGTTCCCATCTTTCGTATTACTTTGCTATCATTAAAGTTTATCAATAAAAAAACACGGGACATCCAGCTAAGTAAACTATATCTTATCCGGGTTGAGCCAAATAATATTACTCAATGA
- a CDS encoding isoprenylcysteine carboxylmethyltransferase family protein: MKRSLVLMYGLISYLLFFGTFLYAFGFVGNLFVPKSIDGAPQVPLLTAIVVNAALLLVFALQHSIMARPAFKKWWTKIIPEPAERSTYVLLSSLCLLLLVWQWQPMGGFVWVIESPVIKTILTVLFITGWLIVLLSTFMINHFDLFGLRQVWFYFTGKKYEPLRFRIPFFYKYVRHPLYLGWLIAFWATPVMSAAHLLFAILTTGYIFTAIWFEERDLVTHFGSKYSEYKKKVPMIFPTGDKNAA; encoded by the coding sequence ATGAAAAGATCTCTTGTTCTCATGTATGGATTGATCTCTTATCTCTTATTCTTCGGCACTTTTCTTTATGCTTTTGGATTTGTGGGCAACTTGTTTGTTCCAAAATCTATTGATGGAGCACCGCAGGTTCCTTTATTAACTGCAATAGTTGTCAATGCTGCTTTACTACTGGTATTTGCACTGCAGCATAGTATTATGGCAAGACCTGCCTTTAAAAAATGGTGGACAAAGATTATTCCTGAACCTGCTGAACGGAGCACCTATGTCTTGCTTTCAAGCCTTTGCCTGCTTTTATTAGTATGGCAATGGCAACCGATGGGTGGTTTTGTGTGGGTTATCGAAAGCCCGGTTATCAAAACGATTTTAACTGTATTATTCATTACCGGCTGGTTGATTGTATTGCTCAGCACTTTTATGATCAACCATTTTGACCTGTTTGGTTTGCGCCAGGTTTGGTTTTATTTCACTGGTAAAAAATATGAACCACTTCGTTTTCGTATCCCGTTTTTTTATAAGTATGTTCGTCATCCGCTTTACCTGGGTTGGTTGATCGCTTTTTGGGCAACACCTGTAATGTCTGCAGCACATTTGTTGTTTGCGATACTTACCACAGGTTATATTTTCACTGCTATCTGGTTTGAAGAAAGAGACCTGGTTACACATTTTGGCAGTAAATACAGTGAGTATAAAAAGAAAGTACCGATGATATTTCCAACCGGTGATAAGAATGCTGCCTAA